A stretch of the Borrelia coriaceae genome encodes the following:
- a CDS encoding MFS transporter, which translates to MIECKHQRYYFCSLFLSEFARTLPHAVLTIILINKGLQLRDISIVQMFYMLAIIFFELPSGVISDIFDRKSVYLSSIFLSMIAYFFIFQTSSFIILCIAWFIYGISSAFNTGTIDISFTHIYQSNAQKLKSFILSMKIILNIGAILGGYAGSILFLYVDTKIYLLSLFLYLASSLITIFFISSDKNTDYNKEDLRFYLKQFRNDIIALLRSKILIELFILISSIQFFFQPFYLYWQAIFIDKNVPLSVFGIIYILFRLSNIIGAWVFKKIKHSKYDSYVILGIIFLLSVLIKMVSHIYIFIVIMIFLVVLVSLYSNNLEFFLRKNIDSKVLGTISSINSTISRLFSFLVLLACSVLTTFISIINTFILLMFIFCVMSILVIYKFMHNKRDKVNT; encoded by the coding sequence ATGATAGAATGTAAGCATCAAAGATATTATTTTTGTTCGTTATTTTTGTCAGAATTTGCAAGGACATTGCCTCATGCTGTTTTAACTATTATTTTGATAAATAAGGGTTTGCAATTAAGAGATATTTCTATAGTGCAAATGTTTTATATGCTAGCAATTATTTTTTTTGAACTTCCTTCAGGAGTAATCTCAGATATTTTTGATAGAAAAAGTGTTTATTTATCATCGATTTTTTTATCAATGATTGCTTATTTTTTTATTTTTCAAACATCATCATTTATAATTCTGTGTATTGCTTGGTTTATATATGGTATATCATCTGCATTTAATACTGGTACGATTGATATTAGTTTTACTCATATATATCAAAGTAATGCGCAAAAGTTAAAATCATTTATATTATCTATGAAAATAATTTTGAATATTGGAGCTATTTTGGGTGGATATGCAGGAAGTATATTATTTTTATACGTCGATACAAAAATTTATCTTCTTTCATTATTTTTATATTTAGCATCATCATTAATTACGATTTTTTTTATATCAAGTGATAAAAATACGGATTATAATAAAGAAGATTTAAGATTTTATCTTAAACAATTTAGGAATGACATAATTGCATTATTGAGATCTAAAATACTTATAGAATTGTTTATTTTAATTAGTTCTATTCAATTTTTCTTTCAACCTTTTTATTTGTATTGGCAGGCAATTTTTATTGATAAAAATGTTCCTCTCAGTGTATTTGGAATTATATATATATTATTTCGTTTATCAAATATTATAGGGGCATGGGTATTTAAAAAAATTAAACATTCAAAATATGATTCTTATGTGATTTTAGGTATAATATTTTTATTATCAGTTTTAATAAAAATGGTCTCACATATTTATATATTTATTGTTATAATGATATTTCTTGTAGTTTTAGTTTCTTTGTATTCTAATAACTTAGAATTTTTTTTGCGAAAAAATATAGATTCAAAAGTTTTGGGTACTATAAGTTCTATTAATAGTACAATATCTCGTTTATTTTCATTTTTAGTATTGTTAGCGTGTTCAGTTTTGACTACTTTTATAAGTATTATAAATACATTCATTTTATTAATGTTTATTTTTTGTGTTATGTCTATTCTTGTGATATATAAATTTATGCACAATAAAAGAGATAAGGTAAATACTTAA
- a CDS encoding CRASP family complement regulator-acquiring lipoprotein: MITNFFKKFLFISLLTTLGATENENSTVLIEQNLTELENIQNDNENTQHNHSLNLNEELSLQNDDRKEIKFIEAQKIGENADLIFNIIETATNNYNKITKENKKIETKDQYGMKNAFDKIILDNNKSLSQNTKKIYRETLYLSLDWDENLLKKFKEQLIFTIEEIKTIQLHTEIVKIGINIQIYSEEALKIICCDSKIKNNLYNKKLITEDLKNIKTQIDEIMTLRKQWQELINKNNYIGFFHNELLKEAKEVLNNIKTINTEIQTILKDKKS, encoded by the coding sequence ATGATTACTAATTTTTTTAAAAAATTTTTATTTATTTCACTCCTAACTACTTTAGGGGCTACAGAAAATGAAAACTCAACAGTCTTAATAGAACAAAATTTAACTGAATTAGAAAATATTCAAAATGATAACGAAAATACACAACATAATCACAGTCTAAATCTTAACGAAGAACTATCATTACAAAATGATGATAGAAAAGAAATCAAATTTATTGAAGCTCAAAAAATAGGAGAAAATGCTGACCTCATTTTTAATATAATAGAAACTGCTACAAACAACTACAACAAAATAACTAAAGAAAATAAAAAAATTGAAACTAAAGATCAATATGGAATGAAAAATGCATTTGACAAAATCATACTCGACAATAACAAATCACTAAGCCAGAATACAAAAAAAATATACAGAGAAACATTATACTTATCTTTAGATTGGGACGAAAATCTTTTAAAAAAATTCAAAGAACAACTTATCTTTACAATAGAAGAAATAAAAACCATTCAATTACACACAGAAATAGTAAAAATAGGAATTAACATCCAAATATACTCTGAAGAAGCATTAAAAATAATTTGTTGCGACAGTAAAATAAAAAACAACCTTTATAATAAAAAATTAATCACTGAAGATTTAAAAAATATAAAAACCCAAATTGATGAAATTATGACCCTAAGAAAACAATGGCAAGAGCTTATAAATAAAAATAATTATATCGGATTCTTTCACAATGAGTTACTTAAAGAAGCTAAGGAAGTACTTAATAACATAAAAACAATAAATACAGAAATCCAAACAATTCTAAAAGATAAAAAATCATAA